A genomic region of Trueperaceae bacterium contains the following coding sequences:
- a CDS encoding GNAT family N-acetyltransferase, with translation MPNEHPVAGPPAGYVAAPPRLAEAAEAAALVAAYELAHEGVANTSTETLEGDWAGADLEANAVLVRGPGGEAVALLDTVPSRAELLLTYAFVAPDARDAEELSAYLAGAAEARALRLSGGGPVTVRNYLPIADVRLAASLAARGYANVRTIYRMETELAAPPPPPEWPDGVSVRDYAGSPDEPAAYEAFELGSVGMWNRPGNTFEQWSASVGRLRGEMRLALADGEIVGMSITRAPRTSAAGLVQSLRVVPAWRRRGLGAALLADAFGACHALGKRRVGLTVDADSTTGAPELYLRSGMRVTQRYLVFERREGAQAIG, from the coding sequence ATGCCGAACGAACATCCGGTGGCCGGGCCCCCGGCGGGCTACGTCGCCGCGCCCCCGCGCCTCGCCGAGGCCGCCGAGGCGGCCGCGCTCGTGGCCGCGTACGAGCTGGCGCACGAAGGGGTCGCCAACACCTCCACCGAGACGCTGGAGGGCGACTGGGCTGGGGCCGACCTGGAGGCGAACGCCGTGCTGGTGCGCGGTCCGGGCGGCGAAGCCGTGGCGCTGCTGGACACGGTGCCGAGCCGCGCCGAGCTCCTCCTCACCTACGCCTTCGTGGCCCCGGACGCGCGGGACGCCGAGGAGCTGAGCGCCTACCTGGCGGGCGCCGCCGAGGCGCGGGCGCTGCGCCTCTCCGGCGGCGGCCCCGTGACCGTTCGCAACTACCTGCCGATCGCCGACGTGCGGTTGGCGGCGAGCCTCGCGGCGCGCGGTTACGCGAACGTGCGGACCATCTACCGTATGGAGACCGAACTCGCCGCGCCCCCGCCGCCGCCGGAGTGGCCGGACGGGGTCAGCGTGCGCGACTACGCGGGCAGCCCGGACGAGCCCGCCGCGTACGAGGCCTTCGAGCTCGGCTCCGTCGGCATGTGGAACCGGCCGGGCAACACCTTCGAGCAGTGGTCGGCCAGCGTAGGGCGCCTGCGCGGCGAGATGCGCCTGGCCTTGGCTGACGGCGAGATCGTGGGGATGAGCATCACGCGCGCGCCGCGGACGAGCGCCGCCGGCCTGGTGCAGAGCTTGCGGGTCGTGCCCGCTTGGCGCAGGCGCGGCCTCGGTGCCGCTCTGCTCGCCGACGCGTTCGGGGCGTGTCACGCGCTCGGCAAGCGCCGGGTGGGCCTCACCGTCGACGCCGACTCGACCACCGGCGCCCCGGAGCTCTACCTGCGTTCCGGCATGCGCGTGACGCAGCGGTACCTCGTGTTCGAGCGTCGCGAGGGCGCTCAAGCGATTGGTTGA